The Ruminococcaceae bacterium BL-4 region ACGATAAACCACCGTCGTTTTAGCCGGAAGCTTTCCACTATCTGCAAAACGGATAATCAAATGGTTGCCCATATTATCCGGAAGCTTTGCTTTTGTTTCCTCATCCGAAAGAACCGTAATACCAAGCCGCAGTCCTTTTGTTGGATCAAGCACATCCTGCCCCAAAAAGCTGACCGCATAATTGCCTGCATCTACTGAAAGGCGCAGATTCGGATACTTTTTCAGTTCTGAAAAGGTCTGAGAAGAAAGCTCTCCGTCTTTTTTGGCAATAGAAAGTAATGTCTGCCCATTTTGTCCTGCTTCACGAACTTTCTGTGCAATCGAATCCGTTAGATTATTCTCATCATCATTCTCTCCACTTTGACCATTAAGTGCTTGCCAAATTGCTCCAAGCGGCGTTTGTTCTGTAGTTTCCTCACTAGAAGTAGTTTCGGTCTCAGAGCCATTCTGATCACTGCTGACATCCTGGTTTCCATTCTCCAAACCCTGCGAAGAACTTTCCCCATTTGGTTCTGAGGAAGTTAAATTGGAAGAAGCAGAGGAAGAAGATGATTCTGGAGCTGGTGGCTGTGGATTTTCATTTTTCGCAATTGCAAACAGTACTCCCGAATCATTTCCATAATAAAGAGTGCCGTTATTGTCAGCTGCAACCATGCTCATACAATAATTTTGCTGAGAATCCGCTGGTTGATACAAAGTCGAAAATGTAAAAGAATTCCCGTTTAACCGTGCCAAATATAATGCACCGGGATTGTTATTCTGTGTCAAATAAACACACATCTCATTGGAAACAGCATCCGGCGCTACCAACATTCCGTAGCAGGCACCATCTTCCAATGTCTGTGAAGCGGTCTCTGATAAATCATCAACATCAAACGCTTTTAAATAACCAGCTTGTCCATATGTACCGCCTGCTACAAAAACTTTTCCACCAACCACAATCGGACTCGTTTTTGCACTGGCTGGCAACGATACAGAGTCTGAAATCTGGGGATTTTTCCCTGGCATTATTTTATAAAGCACACCGTCATCTGTAGCTGCCCAAAGAAATCCCTGCGCAGAAACCAGTGAAGTACGAACTTTTCCAATTTGACAAGTAGACTGATCGCTTCCCGTTTTTGCATCAGCAGAAACAAGGACTCCATCGTCCCCACAAAAATAAATACGATCCTCTATTTTTACTGCACCGGCTCCATAATAGCTGCCGGTTCCGTATGTCCATTTTGGTGAAATCGTTTCCGTTCCCTTTGTGCTGTCCGTATCTTCTGCCGAATATGCTGCAAAAGTGCCAGTGCTCGAAGCATCGGTCAACCCCACATAAAACATATCGTCTGCCTCATCATAGTAAACTGGAGACAGCCCCTGGTATTTTGGATTACCGGAACCATCCGTCATCAGTTCCGTGATAAAAAGAGGTTCCAAGGTAGAAGCATTCAAAGCTTCAATCTGCCCATTCCCCAAAGGAACAAACAGTTTCCCATTGCCGTAAGTGGGATAAGAATAATATCCCAGAGAAGAAGCCAGGCCTTGTGATTTCTCAATCGCCCCGGTAGAAGCATTCAAGATTTGAACTTCATCGTCCCGTGCTACATAAATCTGACCATTGATTAAAAGCGGAGAACCTGCATAACCACCCCACGAATTTGGATTCTTGCATTGACTTTTCCAAAGCAACTTTCCATCAATAGGAGTGGAAGCTAAAGTTGTAGCATTATTCTGTGCATTCCCGAGATGCTGCGGCCATTGGGAAGAAAGGACTACTGGTGTTTCGCCTGACAAACTAGAACTATTGGAAAAAACCGACGAAGATGAAATCTGTGAAAACTCCTCAGAAGAGCTCTGGGAAGAAGACGATAAAGATGAACTTTGGGAAGACTCCTCAGAAGGACTTTGGGAAGAAGACGATAAAGATGAACTTTGGGAAGACTCCTCAGAAGAACTCTGGGAAGAAGACGATAAAGATGAACTTTGGGAAGACTCCTCAGAAGAACTCTGGGAAGAAGACGATAAAGATGAACTTTCCGGCTGACTTTGAGTAACGGTTACTTTACAGCTTGGATTGCTGATATTATAGGCATAGTTTCCCTTACTATCATACCATAGAGTACTTTGTCTCTCTGCACTGACAAAATAGGTACCGGCTTTATGAAAAGTTATGGAATCTTTTCCGTCTGCTTCTGTTTTAGCAGAAGAAAGGGTATAATCACTGCTGGAAAGTGTCTGTCCATTCTGATCATAAAGAAGGAGACTTGCTCCATCAATAGCGGCTGCCGTACTTTGAGCCGACATATTTCCTTTTCCAAGTAAGGTAAGAGTCAGCGGCTGATCAATCGTGGCTGCAGCTTCCGTCTCATTAAAATAAGCATAATTGCTTGGTTCAAAAGAGGAATACCAGCTGGCATAGAATACAACGGTATCCCCATCTTTGATTGGACAAGATGCAGCCGTATAGCCTATC contains the following coding sequences:
- a CDS encoding exported protein of unknown function (Evidence 5 : Unknown function); translation: MKKRIASLFCAIAFMFVFVVQPAVAQEPVATTGITVTLRVEGYGNTEVQPVKVTLPATYQSFSDYGLNISQDPGYDTPLHVLAQYCKDEYGADKDAMSALIDVTAGGFLNDFCNDKDNWPTDVYWMYAVNQDACPSDSKGIGYTAASCPIKDGDTVVFYASWYSSFEPSNYAYFNETEAAATIDQPLTLTLLGKGNMSAQSTAAAIDGASLLLYDQNGQTLSSSDYTLSSAKTEADGKDSITFHKAGTYFVSAERQSTLWYDSKGNYAYNISNPSCKVTVTQSQPESSSLSSSSQSSSEESSQSSSLSSSSQSSSEESSQSSSLSSSSQSPSEESSQSSSLSSSSQSSSEEFSQISSSSVFSNSSSLSGETPVVLSSQWPQHLGNAQNNATTLASTPIDGKLLWKSQCKNPNSWGGYAGSPLLINGQIYVARDDEVQILNASTGAIEKSQGLASSLGYYSYPTYGNGKLFVPLGNGQIEALNASTLEPLFITELMTDGSGNPKYQGLSPVYYDEADDMFYVGLTDASSTGTFAAYSAEDTDSTKGTETISPKWTYGTGSYYGAGAVKIEDRIYFCGDDGVLVSADAKTGSDQSTCQIGKVRTSLVSAQGFLWAATDDGVLYKIMPGKNPQISDSVSLPASAKTSPIVVGGKVFVAGGTYGQAGYLKAFDVDDLSETASQTLEDGACYGMLVAPDAVSNEMCVYLTQNNNPGALYLARLNGNSFTFSTLYQPADSQQNYCMSMVAADNNGTLYYGNDSGVLFAIAKNENPQPPAPESSSSSASSNLTSSEPNGESSSQGLENGNQDVSSDQNGSETETTSSEETTEQTPLGAIWQALNGQSGENDDENNLTDSIAQKVREAGQNGQTLLSIAKKDGELSSQTFSELKKYPNLRLSVDAGNYAVSFLGQDVLDPTKGLRLGITVLSDEETKAKLPDNMGNHLIIRFADSGKLPAKTTVVYRLPESMQNETTIYVYRLTDGKDPQFLQQAVVDNKCVMFTTEYGGEYLFTTAKLGTAATDLKAGNGSNQLSQGTGNSATFQIPVWAYVTFAVGILAIVGIVIYLVHWKNRKEE